One window of Nostoc sp. C052 genomic DNA carries:
- the cbiD gene encoding cobalt-precorrin-5B (C(1))-methyltransferase CbiD — MSRSGYTLPVFACAAAVAALHWLHDRKPLTLASVDLIEPAQIAEIPIEQVAGLSENTALAIARSDPGDNLDLTKDTPIWALVEWREQGDDAVIIKGGEGIGRQLNADDKPAIYAYAQRLLQENLQRMLAPEEKITVTIILPEGRSLAVRTSNSAFGVVEGLSLLGTTGISQPLSTPDQLAVFRAELQNKASRFETLVFCIGENGLDLARKLGINPEQLVKTANWLGPMLVEADVLGVKEILLFGYHGKLMKLAGGIFHTHHYLADGRREILAAHCAIAGLKSPDIQAVFNSATAEAALTHLKSLDAATGSDWVNQVYSAIAETIDVRSQEYIQSHSESATKVTVCGSILFDRDRKIIVKSETAGLLMGKLC, encoded by the coding sequence ATGTCCCGTTCTGGATACACACTTCCGGTGTTTGCGTGTGCTGCTGCTGTTGCAGCTTTACATTGGTTACACGATCGCAAACCCCTAACTTTAGCATCAGTAGATTTGATTGAACCCGCTCAAATCGCAGAAATCCCCATTGAACAGGTAGCAGGACTATCTGAGAATACGGCTTTAGCGATCGCCCGTAGCGATCCCGGTGATAATCTTGATTTGACTAAAGATACACCAATTTGGGCATTGGTGGAATGGCGAGAACAGGGTGATGATGCAGTAATTATTAAAGGTGGCGAAGGGATTGGTAGGCAATTAAATGCTGATGACAAGCCTGCTATTTATGCTTACGCTCAAAGGCTGTTGCAAGAGAATTTGCAACGAATGCTAGCACCTGAGGAAAAAATCACGGTGACGATTATTCTACCTGAAGGGCGATCGCTAGCTGTTAGGACTTCCAATTCTGCTTTTGGTGTGGTTGAAGGACTTTCCCTTTTAGGCACTACTGGCATTTCTCAACCCTTAAGTACACCAGATCAGCTTGCTGTTTTTCGGGCGGAATTACAAAATAAAGCCAGTCGTTTTGAAACTTTAGTATTCTGTATCGGGGAGAATGGCCTAGATTTGGCGCGTAAACTAGGGATTAATCCCGAACAATTGGTCAAAACTGCTAACTGGCTGGGCCCAATGTTAGTAGAAGCTGATGTGCTGGGTGTAAAAGAAATCTTATTATTTGGCTATCACGGTAAGCTGATGAAACTAGCCGGCGGAATTTTTCATACCCATCACTACTTGGCTGATGGACGGCGGGAAATTTTGGCCGCGCACTGTGCGATCGCAGGTTTAAAATCACCAGATATCCAAGCTGTGTTTAATAGTGCTACCGCCGAAGCAGCACTAACACATCTAAAATCTCTAGATGCTGCAACTGGTAGTGATTGGGTAAATCAAGTTTACAGTGCGATCGCCGAAACCATTGATGTTCGTTCCCAAGAATACATCCAAAGTCATAGCGAAAGCGCCACAAAAGTAACAGTCTGTGGCTCTATTCTCTTTGATCGCGATCGCAAAATTATCGTGAAGAGTGAAACTGCTGGTCTGTTGATGGGAAAATTATGTTAA
- a CDS encoding clan AA aspartic protease — translation MIAGIVNADFEPIISLSVCGSDGKIYTQDAIVDTGFNGWLSLPPHLIAQLNLRWKRRGRAILGDGSECVFNVYEAVLLWDEDILTIPVDEADSEPLVGMSLMEGYQLMVQVFEGGRVELSKVNTV, via the coding sequence ATGATCGCCGGAATCGTTAACGCGGATTTTGAACCGATTATTTCACTTTCAGTTTGTGGTTCCGATGGCAAAATTTACACACAAGATGCGATTGTGGACACAGGCTTTAACGGTTGGCTTTCACTGCCTCCACATTTGATCGCTCAGTTGAATCTGAGATGGAAGAGGCGAGGACGAGCCATTCTTGGAGATGGGAGTGAATGCGTTTTCAATGTCTATGAAGCAGTTTTACTTTGGGATGAAGATATTCTGACAATCCCGGTTGATGAGGCTGATTCAGAACCACTCGTCGGGATGTCCCTGATGGAGGGTTATCAGCTAATGGTGCAAGTATTTGAAGGCGGTCGCGTCGAACTCAGCAAAGTAAACACCGTCTAA
- a CDS encoding DUF433 domain-containing protein, whose protein sequence is MNYHDIITIEPGKRSGKPCIRGMRITVYDILEYLASGMTEAEILEDFSELTSEDIKACLAFAADREKKLFVDKSASKNEPN, encoded by the coding sequence ATGAATTATCACGACATTATTACAATTGAACCTGGAAAACGCAGTGGTAAACCCTGTATCCGGGGAATGCGAATCACTGTTTATGATATTTTGGAGTATCTTGCTAGTGGAATGACTGAAGCAGAAATCCTAGAGGATTTTTCTGAATTAACTTCTGAAGATATTAAAGCGTGTCTAGCTTTTGCTGCTGATCGTGAGAAGAAGTTGTTTGTGGATAAATCCGCTAGTAAAAATGAACCCAATTAG
- a CDS encoding BrnT family toxin produces the protein MEFEWNPEKAAFNLEKHDVSFQEASTVFNDPRSVTFPDPNHSIRENRYVLIGISGFGQLLVVAHTDRGEKVRVSSARKATRHERRFYEEGS, from the coding sequence ATGGAATTTGAGTGGAACCCGGAGAAGGCAGCGTTTAACCTTGAGAAGCATGATGTTTCCTTTCAGGAAGCTTCAACCGTATTTAATGACCCTCGATCTGTAACTTTCCCCGATCCCAATCATTCCATTAGAGAAAACCGCTACGTTCTTATTGGCATATCTGGGTTTGGACAACTTTTAGTTGTTGCACATACCGACAGAGGAGAAAAGGTACGAGTTAGTAGTGCCCGAAAAGCCACTCGACACGAGAGGAGATTCTATGAAGAGGGAAGTTGA
- a CDS encoding DUF3177 family protein: MDYNIWFRPFVWIDYRLSVLFLVIIPLILLIWAFVQKAEGIQRLLIIYWRVASLVAITIYLMIAQYPVSFISGLMARILIPISLWFWVDINDEIEYQTSGSLKFIFTSWRWATTVYCFLGTLAFIPFLGCAFSGNVLKTSYCQVWFEAPLLFKEYFHANSKAEFLGFLGITSLVIYVLYLSYFVLIKLGKQGRSATPQ, from the coding sequence ATGGACTATAATATTTGGTTTCGCCCTTTCGTCTGGATTGATTACCGACTATCAGTATTATTCTTGGTAATTATTCCGCTAATTCTTCTGATTTGGGCATTTGTGCAAAAAGCAGAAGGTATACAACGCTTATTGATCATATACTGGCGAGTAGCAAGCCTAGTAGCAATCACGATTTACTTAATGATTGCCCAGTATCCAGTTAGCTTTATCTCTGGGTTGATGGCTCGGATTTTGATCCCGATTTCGCTGTGGTTCTGGGTGGATATCAACGATGAAATTGAGTATCAAACCAGTGGTTCTTTGAAATTTATTTTTACTTCTTGGCGCTGGGCGACAACTGTTTATTGTTTTTTGGGCACACTCGCCTTTATCCCTTTTTTGGGTTGTGCTTTTTCTGGCAATGTGCTGAAGACTTCCTATTGTCAGGTTTGGTTCGAGGCTCCGTTACTATTCAAAGAATATTTTCATGCTAATAGTAAGGCTGAGTTCTTAGGTTTTCTTGGCATAACTAGTTTAGTCATTTATGTGCTTTACTTAAGCTATTTTGTTCTGATTAAGCTGGGCAAGCAGGGACGCTCGGCCACACCACAGTAA
- a CDS encoding Calvin cycle protein CP12, producing MTNIQETAKGDIQEKIQEEVEQARTVCDINGSNSPECAAAWDAVEELQAEASHKRQSKPKNSLEQYCDDNPDAIECRVYDD from the coding sequence ATGACAAACATCCAAGAAACAGCAAAAGGCGACATTCAAGAGAAAATCCAAGAAGAAGTAGAACAAGCGCGTACTGTTTGTGATATCAACGGTAGCAACTCACCAGAGTGTGCTGCTGCTTGGGATGCAGTAGAAGAGTTGCAAGCCGAAGCTTCTCACAAGCGTCAAAGCAAGCCAAAAAACTCTCTAGAACAGTATTGTGATGACAACCCAGATGCAATTGAATGCCGCGTTTACGACGACTAA
- a CDS encoding FIST N-terminal domain-containing protein, whose product MADQMQWANALSTRHSLEAAVTDVVERAVSSLTAHADLGLVFISSAFTSEYSRLLPLLAEKLSVPVLIGCSGGGVIGTTVSGDTQELEAEPAISLTLAHLPGVKIQVFHVVAEELPDLDSSPDAWVDLIGVPPSPTPQFILLSSSFASGINNLLQGLDFAYPGSVIVGGQASGGGMGGRVALFCNDVSGEEHQNLYREGTVGIALTGNIVLETIVAQGCRPIGKPLQVTKADRNIILELDEKVPLVVLRDLIASLSEQERSLAQHSLFVGVAMDEFKLALQQGDFLIRGILGVDPTAGAIAIGDRVRPGQRLQFHLRDAQASAEDLELLLQSYQHQRESEPSAVAALMFACLGRGEGLYGKPNFDSELFQRYLNDIPVGGFFCGGEIGPVGGRTFLHAYTSAFGICRQNQ is encoded by the coding sequence ATGGCAGACCAAATGCAGTGGGCAAATGCCCTATCAACCCGTCATTCATTGGAAGCCGCTGTTACAGATGTGGTAGAACGTGCTGTCTCATCGTTAACGGCACATGCGGATCTAGGACTGGTATTCATTTCGTCTGCTTTTACGAGTGAGTATTCTCGACTGTTACCTTTGTTAGCTGAGAAACTTTCTGTGCCAGTGTTAATTGGCTGTAGCGGTGGAGGTGTGATTGGGACAACAGTTAGCGGAGATACCCAAGAACTAGAAGCTGAACCAGCTATTAGCTTGACTTTAGCACACCTTCCAGGAGTGAAGATTCAAGTTTTTCATGTTGTTGCTGAAGAATTACCTGACTTAGACAGTTCACCAGATGCTTGGGTTGATTTGATCGGTGTACCACCATCGCCGACACCCCAGTTCATCCTGCTTTCTAGTTCTTTCGCCTCTGGAATCAATAATTTGTTGCAGGGATTGGATTTTGCTTATCCAGGATCGGTGATCGTGGGGGGACAGGCTAGTGGTGGGGGTATGGGTGGTCGTGTTGCCTTATTTTGTAACGATGTTAGTGGCGAGGAACACCAAAATCTGTACAGAGAGGGTACTGTTGGTATAGCTTTGACTGGCAATATTGTTTTAGAAACGATTGTAGCCCAAGGATGCCGACCGATTGGCAAACCATTGCAAGTCACAAAAGCTGATCGCAATATTATTCTCGAATTAGATGAAAAAGTACCTTTAGTGGTGTTGCGAGATTTGATTGCCAGTCTCAGCGAACAAGAACGGAGTTTAGCCCAGCATTCTCTGTTTGTGGGTGTGGCAATGGATGAATTTAAGTTAGCTTTGCAGCAAGGAGACTTTTTAATTCGTGGTATTCTTGGGGTCGATCCAACAGCTGGGGCGATCGCAATTGGCGATCGCGTCCGTCCTGGTCAAAGGCTGCAATTCCACCTCCGCGATGCCCAAGCCTCTGCTGAAGACTTAGAATTACTCCTGCAAAGTTATCAACACCAGCGAGAATCTGAACCTTCTGCTGTAGCTGCTTTGATGTTTGCCTGTCTAGGACGAGGTGAAGGACTGTATGGTAAACCTAACTTCGATTCGGAACTATTTCAGCGCTACCTTAATGATATTCCTGTCGGTGGCTTTTTCTGTGGTGGTGAAATTGGCCCTGTTGGTGGTAGAACGTTTTTACACGCCTACACTTCAGCGTTTGGAATTTGTCGCCAAAATCAGTAA
- a CDS encoding metallophosphoesterase — translation MTLNFRFAVVSDLHLALPHTIWDHPSRFHLVEVSISAFKSVLEHLIQLDLDFLLLPGDLTQHGEPENHAWLQQCLAELPFPVYVVPGNHDVPVLLADQQSIAFADFPYYYTKFGYEDPQQIYYIRELLPGVKLIGLNSNSFNDQGEQVGCLDAKQLRWLEEVLAASGDDLVLVMVHHNVVEHLPNQSSHPLANRYMLSNSTELLQLLRRYGVKLVFTGHLHVQDIAYSDGVYDITTGSLVSYPHPYRVLEFHRDHQGKEWLQILSHRVESVPEFPDLQHSSRQWMGDRSFPFLVKLLTHSPLNLPLSQAKELAPGLRDFWATIADGDAVLDYPHFPPEVRRYIQTYSASHSNPGIATAGMTLIDNNSTLLLDKS, via the coding sequence ATGACTCTCAATTTTCGCTTTGCGGTAGTCAGCGACTTACACCTGGCACTTCCTCACACAATCTGGGATCATCCTAGCCGCTTTCATCTAGTAGAAGTAAGTATCTCGGCGTTTAAAAGCGTACTAGAACATTTAATACAACTTGATTTAGATTTCCTGTTGTTACCAGGAGATTTAACCCAACACGGCGAACCAGAAAATCACGCTTGGTTGCAACAATGTTTAGCCGAACTTCCTTTTCCCGTCTATGTTGTTCCTGGGAATCATGACGTTCCTGTACTGTTGGCCGATCAGCAATCAATTGCTTTTGCGGATTTTCCCTACTATTACACGAAGTTTGGCTATGAAGATCCACAGCAGATTTACTACATTCGTGAGTTGCTACCTGGAGTTAAGCTGATTGGACTGAATTCTAACTCCTTTAATGACCAGGGTGAGCAAGTGGGGTGTTTGGATGCCAAACAGCTACGGTGGTTAGAAGAGGTACTGGCGGCGTCTGGTGACGATTTAGTTTTAGTGATGGTGCATCATAATGTGGTGGAGCATTTGCCCAATCAATCGAGTCATCCACTAGCAAATCGCTATATGTTGTCTAATTCCACAGAACTATTGCAATTGCTGAGGCGCTATGGAGTCAAGCTAGTGTTTACGGGGCATTTGCACGTTCAGGATATTGCTTACTCAGATGGAGTTTATGATATTACCACTGGCTCTTTAGTAAGCTACCCTCACCCTTATCGGGTGCTAGAGTTTCATCGAGATCACCAAGGTAAAGAATGGTTGCAAATTTTATCCCATCGCGTTGAATCTGTGCCAGAGTTCCCCGACTTGCAACATTCATCAAGGCAGTGGATGGGCGATCGCTCTTTCCCTTTCCTAGTTAAGCTACTAACTCACTCCCCATTAAACTTACCATTATCACAGGCAAAAGAATTAGCTCCTGGTTTGCGTGACTTCTGGGCGACTATTGCCGATGGTGATGCTGTCTTAGATTATCCTCATTTTCCCCCAGAAGTGCGGCGTTATATTCAGACATATAGTGCATCACACTCCAACCCAGGCATCGCCACTGCTGGAATGACACTGATTGATAATAACAGCACACTTTTGCTGGATAAGAGTTAG
- a CDS encoding S-methyl-5'-thioadenosine phosphorylase, with translation MAQASIGIIGGSGLYKMDALKDVEEVQVQTPFGSPSDALILGTLDGTRVAFLARHGRNHTLLPSELPFRANIYAMKQLGVKYLISASAVGSLKAEAKPLDMVVPDQFIDRTKNRISTFFGEGIVAHIAFGDPICKNLAVVLADAIASLNLPEVTLHRGGTYVCMEGPAFSTKAESNLYRSWDATIIGMTNLPEAKLAREAEIAYATLALVTDYDCWHPDHDSVTVELVIGNLLRNAVNAQKVIQETVRRLSENPPTSEAHSALQYAILTQLDKAPAATKEKLGLLLQKYL, from the coding sequence ATGGCTCAAGCTAGTATTGGAATTATTGGTGGTAGCGGTCTGTATAAAATGGATGCGCTCAAAGATGTCGAAGAAGTGCAAGTCCAAACTCCTTTTGGTTCACCATCTGATGCTTTGATTCTGGGGACTTTGGATGGGACACGGGTAGCTTTTTTAGCGCGTCATGGCCGCAATCACACGCTTTTACCCTCCGAGTTACCGTTTCGCGCGAATATCTATGCGATGAAGCAATTGGGTGTAAAGTATTTAATCTCAGCTAGTGCTGTCGGTTCCTTGAAAGCAGAGGCGAAACCACTGGATATGGTGGTGCCAGATCAGTTTATTGACAGAACAAAAAATCGGATTTCAACGTTTTTCGGTGAAGGAATTGTGGCTCACATTGCCTTTGGAGATCCGATATGTAAGAATTTGGCTGTTGTGTTGGCAGATGCGATCGCATCTCTCAATTTACCAGAAGTTACTCTCCATCGCGGCGGTACTTATGTGTGCATGGAAGGCCCAGCTTTTTCTACTAAAGCAGAATCGAATCTCTACCGTAGTTGGGATGCAACAATTATTGGTATGACAAATTTACCAGAGGCGAAGCTGGCCAGGGAAGCAGAAATAGCTTATGCAACCTTAGCGCTGGTGACAGATTATGATTGTTGGCATCCAGACCATGACAGTGTGACGGTAGAATTAGTAATTGGCAATTTGCTACGGAATGCTGTGAATGCTCAAAAGGTGATTCAAGAAACTGTGCGCCGCTTGAGTGAAAATCCGCCAACCAGTGAGGCGCATTCGGCGTTGCAGTATGCGATTTTGACTCAGTTGGATAAAGCACCAGCGGCAACAAAGGAAAAATTAGGGTTATTGTTGCAGAAGTATTTGTAG
- a CDS encoding YbhN family protein, producing the protein MKQFFRWIILGGTLFFLGKALKDNWSEVTAIRIDDVGWAIMAIATGITLLAHTWAGWIWTWILQELNQPVSSPQFIQVYLKTNIAKYLPGNIWHHYGRIVAAKNANIPTGAATLSVLLEPLLMLAAALIIIVLCSSQFAAANTTLVIRILQLLSLAVVLCAIHPWFLNPVIRFLYRLKAKKSAATTQPTVPFSLKSYPLRPLLGELGFMGLRAAGFILTISALGSLNGNQIPLLLGAFSCAWLLGFVVPGAPGGLGVFEATAYELLRHHFPAALVFSAIALYRLISILAETAGAILAWLDERLAKS; encoded by the coding sequence ATGAAGCAATTTTTCCGCTGGATAATTTTGGGGGGAACGCTGTTTTTTTTAGGGAAAGCTTTGAAGGATAATTGGAGCGAGGTTACTGCTATCCGCATTGATGATGTAGGATGGGCAATTATGGCGATCGCTACCGGGATAACTTTACTAGCTCATACTTGGGCAGGCTGGATCTGGACTTGGATTCTCCAAGAGTTAAATCAACCTGTATCGTCTCCCCAGTTTATCCAAGTTTACCTAAAAACGAACATAGCTAAGTATTTACCAGGTAATATCTGGCATCACTACGGACGAATTGTCGCTGCCAAAAATGCCAATATTCCTACTGGTGCAGCTACCCTAAGCGTTTTACTAGAACCGCTACTCATGCTAGCGGCTGCTTTAATCATTATTGTTCTATGCAGTAGCCAATTTGCGGCAGCTAATACTACCCTTGTTATACGAATACTACAATTGCTGAGTTTAGCTGTAGTCCTTTGTGCGATTCATCCCTGGTTTTTAAACCCAGTTATTCGCTTTTTGTACAGATTGAAAGCAAAAAAGTCTGCTGCTACTACTCAACCAACCGTTCCCTTCAGTCTTAAAAGCTATCCTCTACGCCCTTTGTTAGGAGAATTGGGCTTTATGGGATTACGCGCCGCTGGGTTTATACTAACTATATCCGCCCTGGGTTCGTTGAATGGGAATCAAATTCCTTTGTTGTTAGGGGCTTTTAGTTGCGCTTGGTTATTGGGGTTTGTCGTACCGGGTGCGCCTGGTGGGTTGGGTGTGTTTGAAGCGACTGCGTATGAACTTTTACGACACCATTTTCCAGCAGCTTTAGTATTTAGTGCGATCGCTCTATATCGTCTCATTAGTATTCTAGCTGAAACTGCGGGTGCTATCCTCGCTTGGCTAGACGAACGCCTTGCTAAATCATAA
- a CDS encoding ABC-F family ATP-binding cassette domain-containing protein: MLRLEHISKIYPTGEVLKDINWEVKPGDRIGLVGVNGAGKSTQLKIISGEIEPTAGEIIRPNSLHIAYLNQEFEVDPTRTVREEFWTVFKEANEVQLSLAHIPQEMETASPEELDRLIDKLDRLQRKFEALDGYNLDARIGKILPEMGFGLEDGDRLVSAFSGGWQMRMSLGKILLQKPDLLLLDEPTNHLDLETIEWLENYLRGLVTPMVIVSHDREFLDRLCTQIVETERGVSSTYLGNYTAYLEQKAESQSAQLSAYERQQKELEKQQTFVDRFRASATRSTQAKSREKQLEKIERIEAPIAGVRTLHFRFPPAPRSGREVVDIKDLTHLYGDKILFLAANLLIERGDRIAFLGPNGAGKSTLLRVIMGMEPPTEGSVQLGDHNVIPGYFEQNQAEALDLKKTVMETIHDEVPDWDNQEVRTLLGRFLFTGDTVFKAVGALSGGEKARLALAKMLLRPANLLILDEPTNHLDIPAKEMLEEALKNYDGTAIVVSHDRYFISQVANKIVEIRDGEFRVYLGDYHYYLQKIAEEKEQAKLAAIEAEKAAKKAAKASAKRK, translated from the coding sequence ATGCTGCGACTAGAACATATAAGTAAAATTTATCCCACAGGCGAAGTTCTCAAAGATATCAACTGGGAAGTTAAACCAGGCGATCGCATTGGCTTAGTCGGTGTCAACGGTGCTGGAAAATCCACCCAGTTAAAGATCATTTCTGGGGAAATTGAACCCACCGCCGGCGAAATCATTCGCCCTAATAGCTTACATATAGCCTACCTTAACCAAGAGTTTGAAGTAGACCCCACCCGTACCGTAAGAGAAGAATTTTGGACTGTCTTCAAAGAAGCCAACGAAGTACAGTTATCTCTGGCGCACATACCACAAGAGATGGAAACGGCTAGCCCAGAGGAACTGGATCGACTGATCGATAAGTTGGATCGCTTGCAGCGCAAATTTGAAGCGTTGGATGGCTACAACTTAGACGCACGCATCGGGAAAATTCTACCAGAAATGGGGTTTGGGCTAGAAGATGGCGATCGCCTCGTCAGTGCCTTCAGTGGTGGTTGGCAAATGCGGATGAGTTTAGGGAAAATTCTCCTGCAAAAACCCGACTTGTTGCTGCTGGATGAACCGACTAACCACCTAGATTTAGAAACCATTGAGTGGTTAGAAAATTACCTCAGAGGGCTAGTTACGCCAATGGTAATAGTCTCTCATGACCGGGAGTTCCTTGACCGCCTCTGCACCCAAATTGTGGAAACTGAACGTGGTGTTTCCAGTACCTACCTTGGTAACTACACAGCATATTTGGAACAAAAAGCCGAGAGTCAATCAGCACAACTTAGCGCCTACGAACGTCAACAGAAAGAATTAGAGAAACAGCAAACCTTTGTTGATCGATTCCGCGCCAGTGCTACCCGCAGTACCCAGGCAAAAAGCCGGGAAAAGCAACTGGAAAAAATTGAGCGCATTGAAGCACCCATTGCTGGGGTAAGAACTCTACACTTCCGTTTTCCCCCCGCACCCCGCAGTGGACGCGAAGTAGTGGACATTAAAGATTTAACTCATCTGTATGGTGATAAAATCCTATTTTTGGCAGCAAATCTCCTCATTGAAAGAGGCGATCGCATAGCATTTCTTGGCCCCAATGGTGCTGGGAAATCTACCCTTCTGCGCGTAATTATGGGGATGGAACCACCCACAGAAGGTAGCGTTCAATTAGGCGATCATAACGTTATCCCCGGTTACTTTGAGCAAAATCAAGCTGAAGCTTTGGACTTGAAGAAAACTGTCATGGAAACTATCCATGATGAAGTTCCCGACTGGGATAATCAAGAAGTACGCACACTTTTGGGACGCTTCTTATTTACTGGTGACACAGTATTTAAGGCAGTTGGGGCATTAAGTGGAGGAGAAAAAGCTCGTTTGGCGTTGGCAAAAATGCTCTTACGTCCCGCGAACTTACTAATTTTAGACGAGCCGACAAACCACCTAGATATTCCAGCGAAAGAAATGCTGGAAGAAGCACTGAAAAATTATGATGGTACGGCAATTGTAGTCTCTCATGACCGCTACTTTATTTCTCAAGTAGCTAACAAAATCGTCGAAATCCGTGATGGTGAATTCCGCGTTTACTTAGGAGATTATCATTACTATCTCCAGAAAATTGCCGAAGAAAAAGAACAGGCCAAGTTAGCTGCAATAGAAGCTGAAAAAGCAGCGAAAAAAGCTGCTAAAGCTTCCGCAAAAAGGAAATGA
- the gpmI gene encoding 2,3-bisphosphoglycerate-independent phosphoglycerate mutase — MTKAPVAPVVLVILDGWGYCEETRGNAITAAKTPVVDSLWAVYPHTLIRTSGKAVGLPEGQMGNSEVGHLNIGAGRVVPQELVRISDAVEDGSIASNPALVKICQEVRSRNSKLHLVGLCSEGGVHSHITHLFGLLDLAKDQRIPEVCIHAITDGRDTAPTEGVKAIALLQDYIDRAGIGRIVTLSGRYYAMDRDHRWDRVKRAYDVMTQDGAGGDRTAVEILQASYAEGVKDEFVNPIRIAPGAIEPGDGVIFFNFRPDRARQLTQALVSPKFDGFERQQITPLSFVTFTQYDSDLPVAVAFEPQNLSNILGEVIANHSLNQFRTAETEKYAHVTYFFNGGLEEPFVGEDRELVSSPMVATYDSAPAMSAVAVTDVAIAAIQKGTYSLVVINYANPDMVGHTGQIDATITAIETVDRCLGRLLESVIKAGGTTIITADHGNAEYMLDDGGNPWTAHTTNPVPFILVEGEKVKIPGYGTNVELRSDGKLSDIAPTILEILQLPQPPEMTGRSLLKTAEYELQRTRTPVQVGL; from the coding sequence ATGACCAAAGCACCTGTTGCTCCTGTGGTGCTAGTCATTTTAGACGGATGGGGCTACTGCGAAGAAACGCGAGGAAACGCCATTACTGCTGCTAAAACCCCCGTCGTGGACAGTTTATGGGCAGTTTACCCGCATACCCTCATCCGCACATCAGGAAAAGCCGTAGGGTTGCCAGAAGGACAAATGGGCAACTCGGAAGTTGGTCATTTGAACATTGGTGCTGGGCGAGTTGTACCGCAAGAACTAGTACGCATCTCTGATGCGGTTGAAGACGGTTCTATTGCCTCTAACCCAGCACTTGTCAAAATTTGCCAGGAAGTTCGTTCTCGGAATAGTAAGCTGCATCTAGTCGGGCTTTGTTCCGAGGGAGGGGTACATTCGCATATCACCCATCTATTCGGACTACTTGACTTAGCCAAAGACCAGCGAATTCCAGAAGTTTGTATTCACGCGATCACCGATGGTCGTGACACCGCCCCAACTGAAGGGGTAAAAGCGATCGCACTGCTGCAAGATTATATAGACCGCGCAGGAATTGGGCGCATAGTCACCCTCAGCGGTCGCTACTACGCGATGGATCGCGATCACCGCTGGGATCGGGTCAAGCGCGCCTACGACGTGATGACCCAAGATGGTGCAGGTGGCGATCGCACGGCTGTAGAAATCTTGCAAGCATCTTACGCCGAAGGGGTAAAAGATGAATTTGTCAACCCAATTAGAATTGCTCCCGGCGCAATAGAACCAGGGGATGGGGTAATATTTTTCAACTTCCGCCCCGATCGCGCCAGACAATTAACTCAAGCTTTGGTCAGTCCCAAATTTGACGGTTTTGAAAGACAGCAAATCACACCGCTATCTTTTGTTACCTTTACGCAGTATGATTCAGACTTACCTGTGGCTGTAGCCTTTGAGCCGCAGAATCTCAGTAACATTCTGGGAGAAGTTATAGCCAATCATAGTTTGAATCAGTTCCGAACTGCCGAAACCGAAAAATACGCCCACGTCACCTATTTCTTTAATGGGGGTCTGGAGGAGCCTTTTGTCGGAGAAGATCGGGAACTGGTAAGTAGCCCGATGGTAGCGACTTATGATAGCGCCCCAGCGATGTCAGCAGTAGCAGTTACAGATGTAGCGATCGCTGCGATTCAAAAGGGTACGTATTCCCTAGTTGTGATTAACTATGCTAACCCAGACATGGTAGGGCATACTGGTCAAATCGACGCTACCATTACAGCAATTGAAACAGTCGATCGCTGTCTGGGTCGCTTGTTAGAAAGCGTGATTAAAGCCGGCGGCACAACAATTATTACTGCCGATCACGGCAACGCTGAGTATATGCTAGATGATGGGGGTAATCCCTGGACAGCCCACACCACTAACCCAGTCCCCTTTATCTTGGTAGAAGGCGAGAAAGTCAAAATCCCTGGATATGGTACAAATGTCGAACTGCGAAGCGATGGCAAGCTATCCGACATCGCCCCCACGATTCTAGAGATTTTACAGCTGCCTCAACCACCAGAAATGACCGGGCGATCGCTGCTGAAAACAGCAGAATATGAGCTGCAACGTACTCGCACCCCCGTGCAAGTAGGGCTGTAA
- the secG gene encoding preprotein translocase subunit SecG has product MTISNIVQGIWAFSATGLIILVLLHSPKGDGVGAIGGQAQLFSSTKSAENTLNRITWALTVIFLGLTVVLSAGWLPK; this is encoded by the coding sequence ATGACAATTAGTAATATCGTGCAAGGCATTTGGGCATTCTCCGCCACTGGTTTGATTATCTTAGTTTTGCTGCATAGTCCTAAAGGTGATGGCGTTGGCGCTATCGGCGGACAAGCACAGTTATTTAGCAGCACCAAGAGTGCAGAAAACACCTTAAACCGCATTACTTGGGCGTTGACAGTAATTTTTCTCGGTTTAACAGTAGTTTTAAGTGCTGGTTGGCTGCCTAAGTAA